The Hypanus sabinus isolate sHypSab1 chromosome X1, sHypSab1.hap1, whole genome shotgun sequence genome window below encodes:
- the gpatch8 gene encoding G patch domain-containing protein 8 isoform X2, with protein MGGSLDKVWESLFRLDYADDATERRRVMEVEKQDTEELRQKYKDYAEKEKAIAKALEDLRANFYCELCDKQYQKHHEFDNHINSYDHAHKQRLKDLKQREFARNVASRSRKDEKKQERALRRLHELAEQRKQQECAPGSGPMFKTTTVAVDEDGNSRKVVSTSDNTGGKMSGPTSPSVNRTISESTLEDSRGDVDNPNYCVTRSSTGLLQNNQTVQPVNISQLKSNSATPLQKLGVSFSFAKKAPVKLDVSASVFSDVAEDLNESEATNPDEKMSSGQGSPKSVEAEMTATSDKIEGASQSESDNDSINSTLSKLKKMMRKEDDVSQSEPEYYHYIPPAHCKVKPNFPFLLFMKATEESHKCGNKKNLETTKNNHDLQNTLKLQESKEEERTENETAALQKNSDPPDDATDPDLKEAKSPETVRNTAPSKLSACEEGKQSSLANEDDLNGPKHPTGPFFPVLSKDESTTLQWPSELLMITKNEPCISYSCNPLYFEFKLTRNKDTKEKNKEKYPESSHEQNAQNTDMDSQEKPNTSTSKAASKTVASEGDVKPQEQSIPTASKCEAQTCESDRSNSKKDKGMKSHKHKKKKKHKKSGKHLKEKATEEKEKQKDGEMHDEMSKKRKKRKRKNKGLSEKIKDTSSELSVPMSAIKSTEESSHTQKKRHRSQDCHYSSGTVDDGSRKDDVSEESISKKQKTGSCSELRKRVSARKDSPSRHRDRDSSRDEESDSYDESHRKRSRQKSSSRYSDDYDSRSDRSYSRRSRRHRSSSQRSYSSRSDVSSDCSRYSRRSYSNSYSDYSERSNLSKRSHDSDSDYRRSRHRGKKHKYSSSDDEYRRSRSRSSRSSRESTQTISRTRSRSRTRSSSHSRSRSKRRSESTTQRSRKRSQSYSHHRRGSTRCRTSRRSVSRDKGSRSHDSSGDRRSSRRNSSRSFSRDRVYRSKSPCYSRSKMLGKKEDYSKKEENKGGGTKSGGSFHRNLSGISNCSGKVHVESEQTPEERNSLTAKQLLEKIQSKKFEKKPETINETASASNKVGIKLKDPPQGYFGPKLPPALGNKALLPLIGKLPAVKKPATKKSEDLSSEKGDKDDELYFVEPKDVTKEEVSQLSNWIIQEEIQSREEKSDSEETSGEKEKIQTISCETQFVHKSLVLGTQAISDTYISDVSTSTEVITKPSELGAPDGDETIMVHFARDRERFPNYIPKAEVQEIEEDSQECTDSSVAPLDRQPITFTPEEMEKYSKLQQAAQQHIQQQLLAKQVKTFPTSTAIAPAPTLQQFHIQQPSAAATATSITTVHHAILQHQAAAAAAMGIHPHAHPQTLAQIHHIPQPHLTPISLSHITPSIYPTHPATFLTSHPIHIIPASALHAGPLALHPVPHALYPALFAPRPAGAGASALHLHPFLHPIFSSQELQHPPSHGT; from the exons AGATTAAAAGACCTAAAACAGAGAGAATTTGCTCGTAATGTTGCCTCAAGGTCTCGAAAAGATGAGAAAAAGCAGGAGAGAGCACTTCGGCGTCTCCATGAGCTTGCAGAGCAGCGTAAACAACAAGAATG TGCTCCAGGAAGCGGTCCAATGTTTAAAACTACGACTGTGGCTGTTGATGAAGATGGTAACAGCAGAAAAGTTGTCAGCACAAGTGATAATACTGGAGGAAAGATGAGTGGTCCCACGTCACCTTCTGTTAATAGGACCATATCTGAAAGCACACTCGAAGACAGCAGAGGAGATGTGGACAACCCAAACTATTGTGTTACCAGAAGCTCCACAGGGTTGCTTCAAAACAACCAGACAGTGCAACCTGTTAACATCAGTCAGCTTAAAAGCAATTCTGCTACTCCCTTACAGAAGCTAGGAGTATCATTTTCTTTTGCAAAAAAGGCACCAGTCAAGCTCGATGTTTCAGCTTCAGTATTCAGTGATGTTGCAGAAGATCTCAatgaatctgaagcaacaaaccCTGATGAAAAAATGTCCTCTGGTCAAGGGTCACCAAAATCAGTGGAGGCTGAAATGACAGCAACCTCAGATAAGATTGAAGGGGCCAGTCAATCAGAAAGTGATAATGACTCGATAAATAGTACATTATCAAAATTGAAAAAGATGATGAGGAAAGAGGATGATGTCAGTCAGTCAGAACCCGAGTACTATCATTACATTCCTCCTGCACACTGTAAAGTGAAACCTAATTTTCCATTTCTGTTGTTTATGAAAGCAACAGAAGAGTCACACAAGTGTGGTAACAAGAAAAATTTAGAGACCACTAAAAACAATCATGATTTACAAAATACTTTGAAGCTtcaggaaagcaaagaagaagaaCGCACGGAAAATGAGACTGCAGCTTTGCAAAAGAATAGTGACCCTCCAGATGATGCAACAGACCCAGACCTCAAAGAAGCGAAGTCTCCGGAGACTGTAAGGAACACTGCACCATCAAAGCTGAGTGCATGTGAAGAAGGGAAGCAAAGCAGTTTAGCAAATGAAGATGACCTCAATGGGCCTAAACATCCAACTGGGCCGTTTTTCCCAGTCTTGAGCAAAGATGAAAGTACTACTCTTCAGTGGCCCTCAGAATTGTTGATGATTACAAAGAATGAGCCATGCATCTCTTATAGTTGCAATCCACTCTACTTTGAATTCAAACTGACTAGGAATAAGGACAccaaagaaaaaaacaaagagAAATATCCTGAGTCTTCACATGAacaaaatgcacagaatactGATATGGATTCACAGGAGAAACCTAACACAAGCACCAGCAAAGCTGCGTCAAAAACAGTAGCAAGTGAGGGTGATGTGAAACCTCAAGAGCAGTCAATCCCAACTGCAAGCAAATGTGAAGCCCAAACATGTGAAAGTGACAGAAGCAACAGTAAAAAAGATAAGGGCATGAAGTCACACaagcataaaaagaaaaagaagcacAAAAAGTCAGGAAAACATTTGAAAGAGAAAGCTACAGAGGaaaaggaaaagcagaaggatGGTGAAATGCATGATGAGATgtcaaagaaaagaaaaaagcgTAAACGCAAAAATAAAGGCTTAAGTGAAAAAATCAAAGATACTAGTTCAGAACTttctgttccaatgtctgcaATTAAATCTACGGAGGAAAGCAGCCACACACAGAAGAAAAGACACAGATCACAAGATTGCCATTATTCATCTGGTACTGTCGATGATGGCAGTAGAAAAGATGATGTCTCTGAGGAATCCATTAGTAAAAAGCAAAAGACAGGTTCCTGTAGTGAGTTAAGGAAACGAGTATCGGCTCGGAAGGATAGCCCAAGCAGGCATAGGGACAGAGACAGCAGTCGAGATGAAGAATCTGATAGCTATGATGAATCTCATAGAAAACGATCCAGACAAAAGTCATCCTCCCGTTACAGTGATGATTATGATTCAAGAAGTGACAGAAGCTACTCTCGAAGGTCAAGAAGACATCGTTCATCATCCCAGCGGTCATATTCTTCTAGATCTGATGTATCGTCAGACTGCAGTAGGTACAGTCGTAGAAGCTATTCTAACAGTTACAGTGATTACAGTGAAAGATCAAATCTCTCTAAACGATCTCATGATTCAGATTCTGACTATAGACGGTCAAGGCACCGTGGCAAAAAGCACAAATATTCTTCTTCGGATGATGAATATAGACGAAGCAGAAGCAGGTCCAGCAGGAGCAGCAGGGAAAGTACTCAAACCATCAGTAGAACACGCAGCCGAAGTCGAACTCGTAGCAGCAGCCATAGTAGGAGCCGAAGCAAACGGCGTAGTGAAAGTACAACACAACGAAGCAGGAAACGAAGTCAAAGCTACAGCCACCACCGCAGGGGCAGTACGAGGTGCCGTACCTCCCGAAGATCAGTTTCAAGGGACAAAGGATCACGTAGCCATGACAGCTCTGGTGATAGACGGTCCAGTCGAAGAAACTCCAGTCGTTCTTTTTCACGAGATAGGGTATATCGATCAAAATCTCCATGTTACAGCCGAAGCAAAATGTTGGGCAAGAAAGAAGACTactccaaaaaagaagaaaataaaggAGGTGGAACAAAATCAGGTGGTTCTTTCCACAGAAATCTTAGTGGTATCTCCAATTGTTCTGGAAAAGTGCATGTGGAAAGTGAGCAAACACCAGAAGAAAGGAACTCCTTAACAGccaaacaattgttggaaaaaattcagtctaaaaaGTTTGAAAAGAAGCCTGAAACAATTAATGAAACTGCATCAGCATCTAATAAAGTAGGAATTAAATTAAAGGATCCCCCACAGGGTTATTTTGGGCCTAAACTACCCCCAGCTTTAGGGAATAAGGCATTACTTCCTTTAATAGGAAAATTACCGGCAGTCAAAAAGCCTGCAACAAAGAAGTCAGAAGATCTTTCCTCAGAGAAGGGGGACAAAGATGATGAGCTGTATTTTGTAGAGCCTAAAGATGTGACAAAGGAGGAAGTCAGTCAACTATCAAATTGGATAATACAGGAAGAAATTCAAAGTAGAGAAGAAAAATCTGACAGTGAAGAAACATCAGGTGAAAAAGAGAAAATCCAAACCATTTCTTGTGAAACTCAGTTTGTTCATAAAAGTTTGGTACTTGGCACCCAAGCCATCTCAGATACCTATATTTCTGATGTAAGTACATCAACCGAAGTCATCACAAAACCTTCAGAGTTAGGAgcaccagatggtgatgaaaccaTTATGGTGCATTTTGCACGAGATCGAGAGCGATTCCCCAATTATATTCCAAAAgctgaagttcaagaaattgaagaGGATTCCCAAGAGTGTACAGATTCATCAGTGGCTCCACTTGATAGGCAGCCTATTACATTCACTCCTGAAGAAATGGAAAAATACAGCAAACTACAACAGGCAGCTCAACAGCACATCCAGCAGCAACTTTTAGCTAAACAAGTGAAGACTTTCCCTACCTCAACTGCCATTGCTCCAGCGCCAACCCTCCAGCAATTTCATATTCAACAACCATCAGCAGCTGCGACAGCAACATCAATCACTACTGTCCACCATGCTATATTACAGCATCAGGCAGCTGCAGCTGCAGCCATGGGTATCCATCCACATGCACACCCACAAACTCTTGCTCAAATCCATCACATACCCCAGCCTCATCTAACCCCAATTTCTCTGTCCCATATTACACCATCTATTTACCCTACTCACCCTGCCACTTTTCTAACTAGCCACCCAATACATATTATACCTGCATCAGCCCTCCATGCAGggcctctggctcttcacccagTGCCACATGCACTCTACCCAGCTTTGTTTGCCCCTCGACCTGCAGGAGCAGGTGCTTctgctcttcatctccatcctttCCTCCATCCTATCTTTTCGAGTCAGGAGCTCCAGCATCCTCCTAGTCATGGCACTTGA
- the gpatch8 gene encoding G patch domain-containing protein 8 isoform X3: MGMGRMEMELDYADDATERRRVMEVEKQDTEELRQKYKDYAEKEKAIAKALEDLRANFYCELCDKQYQKHHEFDNHINSYDHAHKQRLKDLKQREFARNVASRSRKDEKKQERALRRLHELAEQRKQQECAPGSGPMFKTTTVAVDEDGNSRKVVSTSDNTGGKMSGPTSPSVNRTISESTLEDSRGDVDNPNYCVTRSSTGLLQNNQTVQPVNISQLKSNSATPLQKLGVSFSFAKKAPVKLDVSASVFSDVAEDLNESEATNPDEKMSSGQGSPKSVEAEMTATSDKIEGASQSESDNDSINSTLSKLKKMMRKEDDVSQSEPEYYHYIPPAHCKVKPNFPFLLFMKATEESHKCGNKKNLETTKNNHDLQNTLKLQESKEEERTENETAALQKNSDPPDDATDPDLKEAKSPETVRNTAPSKLSACEEGKQSSLANEDDLNGPKHPTGPFFPVLSKDESTTLQWPSELLMITKNEPCISYSCNPLYFEFKLTRNKDTKEKNKEKYPESSHEQNAQNTDMDSQEKPNTSTSKAASKTVASEGDVKPQEQSIPTASKCEAQTCESDRSNSKKDKGMKSHKHKKKKKHKKSGKHLKEKATEEKEKQKDGEMHDEMSKKRKKRKRKNKGLSEKIKDTSSELSVPMSAIKSTEESSHTQKKRHRSQDCHYSSGTVDDGSRKDDVSEESISKKQKTGSCSELRKRVSARKDSPSRHRDRDSSRDEESDSYDESHRKRSRQKSSSRYSDDYDSRSDRSYSRRSRRHRSSSQRSYSSRSDVSSDCSRYSRRSYSNSYSDYSERSNLSKRSHDSDSDYRRSRHRGKKHKYSSSDDEYRRSRSRSSRSSRESTQTISRTRSRSRTRSSSHSRSRSKRRSESTTQRSRKRSQSYSHHRRGSTRCRTSRRSVSRDKGSRSHDSSGDRRSSRRNSSRSFSRDRVYRSKSPCYSRSKMLGKKEDYSKKEENKGGGTKSGGSFHRNLSGISNCSGKVHVESEQTPEERNSLTAKQLLEKIQSKKFEKKPETINETASASNKVGIKLKDPPQGYFGPKLPPALGNKALLPLIGKLPAVKKPATKKSEDLSSEKGDKDDELYFVEPKDVTKEEVSQLSNWIIQEEIQSREEKSDSEETSGEKEKIQTISCETQFVHKSLVLGTQAISDTYISDVSTSTEVITKPSELGAPDGDETIMVHFARDRERFPNYIPKAEVQEIEEDSQECTDSSVAPLDRQPITFTPEEMEKYSKLQQAAQQHIQQQLLAKQVKTFPTSTAIAPAPTLQQFHIQQPSAAATATSITTVHHAILQHQAAAAAAMGIHPHAHPQTLAQIHHIPQPHLTPISLSHITPSIYPTHPATFLTSHPIHIIPASALHAGPLALHPVPHALYPALFAPRPAGAGASALHLHPFLHPIFSSQELQHPPSHGT, translated from the exons AGATTAAAAGACCTAAAACAGAGAGAATTTGCTCGTAATGTTGCCTCAAGGTCTCGAAAAGATGAGAAAAAGCAGGAGAGAGCACTTCGGCGTCTCCATGAGCTTGCAGAGCAGCGTAAACAACAAGAATG TGCTCCAGGAAGCGGTCCAATGTTTAAAACTACGACTGTGGCTGTTGATGAAGATGGTAACAGCAGAAAAGTTGTCAGCACAAGTGATAATACTGGAGGAAAGATGAGTGGTCCCACGTCACCTTCTGTTAATAGGACCATATCTGAAAGCACACTCGAAGACAGCAGAGGAGATGTGGACAACCCAAACTATTGTGTTACCAGAAGCTCCACAGGGTTGCTTCAAAACAACCAGACAGTGCAACCTGTTAACATCAGTCAGCTTAAAAGCAATTCTGCTACTCCCTTACAGAAGCTAGGAGTATCATTTTCTTTTGCAAAAAAGGCACCAGTCAAGCTCGATGTTTCAGCTTCAGTATTCAGTGATGTTGCAGAAGATCTCAatgaatctgaagcaacaaaccCTGATGAAAAAATGTCCTCTGGTCAAGGGTCACCAAAATCAGTGGAGGCTGAAATGACAGCAACCTCAGATAAGATTGAAGGGGCCAGTCAATCAGAAAGTGATAATGACTCGATAAATAGTACATTATCAAAATTGAAAAAGATGATGAGGAAAGAGGATGATGTCAGTCAGTCAGAACCCGAGTACTATCATTACATTCCTCCTGCACACTGTAAAGTGAAACCTAATTTTCCATTTCTGTTGTTTATGAAAGCAACAGAAGAGTCACACAAGTGTGGTAACAAGAAAAATTTAGAGACCACTAAAAACAATCATGATTTACAAAATACTTTGAAGCTtcaggaaagcaaagaagaagaaCGCACGGAAAATGAGACTGCAGCTTTGCAAAAGAATAGTGACCCTCCAGATGATGCAACAGACCCAGACCTCAAAGAAGCGAAGTCTCCGGAGACTGTAAGGAACACTGCACCATCAAAGCTGAGTGCATGTGAAGAAGGGAAGCAAAGCAGTTTAGCAAATGAAGATGACCTCAATGGGCCTAAACATCCAACTGGGCCGTTTTTCCCAGTCTTGAGCAAAGATGAAAGTACTACTCTTCAGTGGCCCTCAGAATTGTTGATGATTACAAAGAATGAGCCATGCATCTCTTATAGTTGCAATCCACTCTACTTTGAATTCAAACTGACTAGGAATAAGGACAccaaagaaaaaaacaaagagAAATATCCTGAGTCTTCACATGAacaaaatgcacagaatactGATATGGATTCACAGGAGAAACCTAACACAAGCACCAGCAAAGCTGCGTCAAAAACAGTAGCAAGTGAGGGTGATGTGAAACCTCAAGAGCAGTCAATCCCAACTGCAAGCAAATGTGAAGCCCAAACATGTGAAAGTGACAGAAGCAACAGTAAAAAAGATAAGGGCATGAAGTCACACaagcataaaaagaaaaagaagcacAAAAAGTCAGGAAAACATTTGAAAGAGAAAGCTACAGAGGaaaaggaaaagcagaaggatGGTGAAATGCATGATGAGATgtcaaagaaaagaaaaaagcgTAAACGCAAAAATAAAGGCTTAAGTGAAAAAATCAAAGATACTAGTTCAGAACTttctgttccaatgtctgcaATTAAATCTACGGAGGAAAGCAGCCACACACAGAAGAAAAGACACAGATCACAAGATTGCCATTATTCATCTGGTACTGTCGATGATGGCAGTAGAAAAGATGATGTCTCTGAGGAATCCATTAGTAAAAAGCAAAAGACAGGTTCCTGTAGTGAGTTAAGGAAACGAGTATCGGCTCGGAAGGATAGCCCAAGCAGGCATAGGGACAGAGACAGCAGTCGAGATGAAGAATCTGATAGCTATGATGAATCTCATAGAAAACGATCCAGACAAAAGTCATCCTCCCGTTACAGTGATGATTATGATTCAAGAAGTGACAGAAGCTACTCTCGAAGGTCAAGAAGACATCGTTCATCATCCCAGCGGTCATATTCTTCTAGATCTGATGTATCGTCAGACTGCAGTAGGTACAGTCGTAGAAGCTATTCTAACAGTTACAGTGATTACAGTGAAAGATCAAATCTCTCTAAACGATCTCATGATTCAGATTCTGACTATAGACGGTCAAGGCACCGTGGCAAAAAGCACAAATATTCTTCTTCGGATGATGAATATAGACGAAGCAGAAGCAGGTCCAGCAGGAGCAGCAGGGAAAGTACTCAAACCATCAGTAGAACACGCAGCCGAAGTCGAACTCGTAGCAGCAGCCATAGTAGGAGCCGAAGCAAACGGCGTAGTGAAAGTACAACACAACGAAGCAGGAAACGAAGTCAAAGCTACAGCCACCACCGCAGGGGCAGTACGAGGTGCCGTACCTCCCGAAGATCAGTTTCAAGGGACAAAGGATCACGTAGCCATGACAGCTCTGGTGATAGACGGTCCAGTCGAAGAAACTCCAGTCGTTCTTTTTCACGAGATAGGGTATATCGATCAAAATCTCCATGTTACAGCCGAAGCAAAATGTTGGGCAAGAAAGAAGACTactccaaaaaagaagaaaataaaggAGGTGGAACAAAATCAGGTGGTTCTTTCCACAGAAATCTTAGTGGTATCTCCAATTGTTCTGGAAAAGTGCATGTGGAAAGTGAGCAAACACCAGAAGAAAGGAACTCCTTAACAGccaaacaattgttggaaaaaattcagtctaaaaaGTTTGAAAAGAAGCCTGAAACAATTAATGAAACTGCATCAGCATCTAATAAAGTAGGAATTAAATTAAAGGATCCCCCACAGGGTTATTTTGGGCCTAAACTACCCCCAGCTTTAGGGAATAAGGCATTACTTCCTTTAATAGGAAAATTACCGGCAGTCAAAAAGCCTGCAACAAAGAAGTCAGAAGATCTTTCCTCAGAGAAGGGGGACAAAGATGATGAGCTGTATTTTGTAGAGCCTAAAGATGTGACAAAGGAGGAAGTCAGTCAACTATCAAATTGGATAATACAGGAAGAAATTCAAAGTAGAGAAGAAAAATCTGACAGTGAAGAAACATCAGGTGAAAAAGAGAAAATCCAAACCATTTCTTGTGAAACTCAGTTTGTTCATAAAAGTTTGGTACTTGGCACCCAAGCCATCTCAGATACCTATATTTCTGATGTAAGTACATCAACCGAAGTCATCACAAAACCTTCAGAGTTAGGAgcaccagatggtgatgaaaccaTTATGGTGCATTTTGCACGAGATCGAGAGCGATTCCCCAATTATATTCCAAAAgctgaagttcaagaaattgaagaGGATTCCCAAGAGTGTACAGATTCATCAGTGGCTCCACTTGATAGGCAGCCTATTACATTCACTCCTGAAGAAATGGAAAAATACAGCAAACTACAACAGGCAGCTCAACAGCACATCCAGCAGCAACTTTTAGCTAAACAAGTGAAGACTTTCCCTACCTCAACTGCCATTGCTCCAGCGCCAACCCTCCAGCAATTTCATATTCAACAACCATCAGCAGCTGCGACAGCAACATCAATCACTACTGTCCACCATGCTATATTACAGCATCAGGCAGCTGCAGCTGCAGCCATGGGTATCCATCCACATGCACACCCACAAACTCTTGCTCAAATCCATCACATACCCCAGCCTCATCTAACCCCAATTTCTCTGTCCCATATTACACCATCTATTTACCCTACTCACCCTGCCACTTTTCTAACTAGCCACCCAATACATATTATACCTGCATCAGCCCTCCATGCAGggcctctggctcttcacccagTGCCACATGCACTCTACCCAGCTTTGTTTGCCCCTCGACCTGCAGGAGCAGGTGCTTctgctcttcatctccatcctttCCTCCATCCTATCTTTTCGAGTCAGGAGCTCCAGCATCCTCCTAGTCATGGCACTTGA